In the Candidatus Baltobacteraceae bacterium genome, one interval contains:
- the rpiA gene encoding ribose-5-phosphate isomerase RpiA, with protein MDVAEEKRVAGYAAVDQFVRKEMACIGLGTGSTAFFAIERVGQLLAEGWSLSAVVTSKQTEQLCRERNIPVVGLCEGPPIAVAIDGADEVAPDFALTKGGGGALFREKAVALAAEKFVVVVDQSKLVPRLGKFPLPVEVVPFTLRYVEREIANICPKLGVRMRDGKPFVTDNGNYILDCAFGAIDDPADLDKRLRAINGVVASGIFVGLTSHVLVGGNGGVREIERR; from the coding sequence GTGGACGTAGCCGAGGAAAAGCGCGTTGCGGGCTATGCCGCAGTCGACCAGTTCGTGCGGAAAGAAATGGCCTGCATCGGTCTTGGGACCGGCTCGACCGCCTTCTTTGCGATCGAGCGGGTCGGTCAGCTCCTCGCCGAAGGCTGGTCGCTCTCCGCGGTCGTGACCTCCAAGCAGACCGAGCAGTTGTGTCGCGAGCGGAACATCCCGGTCGTCGGCTTGTGCGAAGGACCGCCGATTGCGGTTGCGATCGATGGGGCCGATGAAGTCGCTCCCGATTTCGCTCTGACGAAAGGCGGTGGCGGCGCGCTCTTTCGCGAGAAAGCCGTGGCGCTTGCGGCAGAAAAATTTGTCGTCGTCGTCGATCAGAGCAAGCTCGTACCGCGTCTCGGTAAATTTCCGTTGCCGGTTGAAGTCGTTCCGTTCACGCTCCGCTATGTCGAACGCGAGATCGCGAACATCTGTCCGAAGCTCGGCGTGCGAATGCGAGACGGAAAGCCGTTCGTCACCGACAACGGCAACTACATTCTCGACTGCGCGTTCGGCGCGATCGACGATCCGGCCGATCTCGACAAGCGCCTACGCGCGATAAACGGCGTCGTCGCGAGCGGCATTTTCGTCGGTCTTACGTCGCACGTACTCGTCGGCGGCAACGGCGGCGTACGCGAGATCGAGCGCCGCTAG
- the hpnI gene encoding bacteriohopanetetrol glucosamine biosynthesis glycosyltransferase HpnI yields MRHNLFGIALSVAALGGVGYLGFALARVREFNRRARVEASTLTPVSILKPLHGEEEDLFENLRSFCEQNYPVFEVILGVCEVRDPAFEIAQRIVARYPDRARLAIGDGMAGAGNPKVANLSGMIGVARHSLIVMADADMRVEPAYLRRIVAPFESDDVGAVTCLYAGAPSTNLQSQLGAMYINEQFAPSVLVATALEPLRYCFGATIAVRRSMLDAIGGFAALRDHVADDHLLGKLVTDRGQRVVLSDYVVENVIDEPGFRSLWARELRWSRTIRSVRPLGHAFSFLTFGLPLAVLATLVTGGRYGTPLLLALAAGLRAALHFEAKAGSPMLIPLRDAMSFAVWAASFVARDVDWRGQHLELDAAGEILES; encoded by the coding sequence ATGCGGCATAACCTTTTCGGGATCGCTCTCTCGGTCGCGGCGCTCGGCGGCGTTGGCTATCTGGGCTTCGCGCTTGCGCGCGTGCGCGAGTTCAACCGGCGGGCGCGCGTGGAAGCGAGCACGCTGACACCGGTCTCGATTCTCAAGCCGTTGCACGGCGAAGAAGAAGACCTCTTCGAAAATCTTCGCAGCTTTTGCGAGCAGAACTATCCCGTATTCGAGGTGATTCTCGGCGTGTGCGAGGTTCGCGATCCTGCGTTCGAAATCGCGCAGCGCATCGTTGCACGCTATCCGGATCGCGCCCGTCTTGCGATTGGCGACGGCATGGCCGGCGCCGGCAATCCGAAAGTCGCGAATCTCTCCGGGATGATCGGTGTCGCGCGGCACAGCCTCATCGTGATGGCCGATGCGGACATGCGTGTCGAGCCGGCGTATCTGCGCCGGATCGTCGCGCCGTTTGAGTCGGACGATGTGGGGGCAGTGACGTGCCTCTATGCCGGGGCGCCCAGCACGAATCTACAATCGCAGCTCGGCGCGATGTATATCAACGAGCAGTTCGCGCCGTCGGTCCTCGTTGCCACCGCGCTCGAGCCGCTGCGCTACTGTTTTGGCGCCACGATTGCCGTGCGCCGGAGCATGCTCGATGCGATCGGCGGTTTTGCGGCGCTACGCGATCACGTCGCCGACGATCATTTGCTCGGCAAGCTCGTAACGGATCGCGGCCAACGGGTCGTGCTTTCGGACTATGTCGTCGAGAACGTCATCGACGAACCCGGCTTCCGCAGTTTATGGGCGCGCGAGCTGCGCTGGTCGCGGACGATACGATCGGTTCGGCCGCTCGGCCATGCATTTTCGTTTCTGACGTTCGGCCTGCCCTTGGCTGTACTCGCGACGCTCGTAACCGGTGGCCGGTATGGGACGCCGCTCCTACTGGCGCTCGCAGCCGGCTTGCGTGCTGCCTTGCATTTCGAAGCCAAAGCAGGCTCGCCGATGCTCATTCCGCTGCGCGACGCGATGAGCTTCGCAGTTTGGGCTGCATCGTTTGTGGCGCGCGACGTCGACTGGCGCGGGCAGCATCTCGAACTCGATGCGGCGGGAGAGATTCTCGAAAGCTAG
- a CDS encoding sugar phosphate isomerase/epimerase family protein: protein MKLAYTIVTPEVTRMPMAWIGDHATILPALAKMGYDGVELQTRDPAAFDTVAFEKKVKDAGLVICAVSTGVIGETDNMYFMSPEPELRKRAIERYKTVIDLAARYGVDSSIGRFRGQAKWAPDRKTGVGWFRAALEELLPYAERQGVKIVLEPQHPYNLDTLNTLKETVEFIRSFNAKNLTFEADIHHQGLVEKSIPAALVYGMLSGYMTFVQVSDANRLPPGLGIFNWVDVFETLRAVGYDGWISVECKQFPDGERCASYCHGFLSNVMNLPALS, encoded by the coding sequence GTGAAATTAGCCTACACGATCGTCACGCCTGAAGTGACGCGCATGCCGATGGCGTGGATAGGCGATCACGCGACGATTCTTCCGGCGCTGGCGAAGATGGGTTACGACGGAGTCGAGCTGCAAACGCGCGACCCCGCCGCGTTCGATACCGTCGCATTCGAGAAGAAGGTGAAGGATGCGGGCCTCGTCATCTGCGCCGTCTCGACCGGCGTCATCGGTGAGACCGACAACATGTATTTCATGTCGCCGGAACCCGAGTTGCGCAAACGCGCGATCGAACGTTATAAGACCGTCATCGATCTGGCGGCGCGTTACGGTGTCGATTCGAGCATCGGACGTTTTCGCGGACAAGCAAAGTGGGCGCCGGATCGAAAGACCGGAGTCGGTTGGTTCCGCGCAGCGCTCGAAGAGCTGCTTCCGTACGCCGAGCGTCAAGGCGTCAAGATCGTTCTCGAGCCGCAGCATCCGTACAATCTCGACACGCTCAACACACTCAAAGAAACCGTCGAGTTCATAAGATCGTTCAACGCGAAGAATCTTACGTTCGAAGCCGACATTCATCACCAAGGTCTGGTTGAGAAAAGTATTCCGGCTGCGCTCGTGTACGGGATGCTAAGCGGTTACATGACGTTCGTGCAAGTGAGCGATGCGAATCGTCTTCCGCCCGGACTCGGCATCTTCAATTGGGTCGACGTTTTCGAAACATTGCGGGCCGTTGGATACGACGGATGGATCTCGGTCGAGTGCAAACAGTTCCCGGATGGCGAGCGCTGCGCGAGTTATTGCCACGGATTTCTGAGCAACGTGATGAATCTGCCGGCGCTTTCCTGA
- a CDS encoding malonyl-CoA decarboxylase, translated as MIKSIVGWRDAAASARDSILRSRAESDNRKTSQRLLDQMRACLEARGGEVAARARAAALGKQYLELDDAGREQFFKSLATFDIDEALLEAAVSAMRDSSEEKRPRKTSELRAALQAPWVRLLTQFNSISGGVKFLVDLRADLLRMLDRDPKFARIDDDLREILTAWFDIGFLELREITWDAPAAFLERLARYEAVHEVRNWLDLKYRLQGDRRCFAFLHPAMPDEPLIFIEVALTDELSGDISELLDRKARPLEGDPSVAIFYSISNCQKGLRGISFGNALIKRVADQLSKEFRSLRTFATLSPIPGFMTWLRGRLIEDPEGIAAAIGQRGWQRDPEVAEALRIPLMRLCSHYLVREKRGGNFARDPVAHFHLSNGARLERINWLGDVSPKGLRESAGMMVNYLYVLDQIDDNHEAYMTEGKIATGPSVRDLLKSAR; from the coding sequence ATGATTAAGTCGATCGTAGGGTGGCGCGATGCCGCGGCTTCAGCCCGCGACAGTATTCTGCGTTCGCGCGCCGAGTCCGATAACCGCAAGACATCTCAGCGTTTGCTGGATCAGATGCGCGCGTGTTTGGAAGCCCGCGGCGGTGAAGTCGCGGCGCGGGCGCGGGCGGCTGCGCTCGGCAAGCAATATCTCGAGCTGGACGACGCCGGACGCGAGCAATTTTTCAAATCGCTTGCGACCTTTGACATCGATGAGGCGCTGCTGGAAGCCGCCGTTTCAGCAATGCGGGATTCTTCCGAAGAAAAGCGCCCGAGAAAGACCAGCGAGCTGCGGGCGGCGCTGCAAGCGCCGTGGGTCCGGTTGCTGACGCAGTTCAACAGCATATCGGGCGGCGTGAAGTTCTTGGTCGATCTGCGCGCCGATCTCTTGAGGATGCTCGATCGCGATCCGAAATTCGCACGCATCGACGACGATCTGCGCGAGATCCTGACCGCATGGTTCGACATCGGATTCCTCGAGCTGCGCGAGATCACATGGGACGCGCCCGCGGCGTTTCTCGAACGCCTCGCGCGTTACGAAGCCGTTCACGAAGTTCGCAATTGGCTCGACCTCAAGTATCGTTTGCAAGGCGATCGGCGCTGCTTCGCGTTCTTGCACCCGGCCATGCCCGACGAGCCGTTGATCTTCATCGAGGTCGCACTGACCGACGAACTCAGCGGCGACATCAGCGAACTCCTTGACCGCAAGGCACGACCGCTCGAGGGCGATCCGTCGGTCGCGATCTTCTACTCGATCTCGAATTGTCAGAAGGGCTTGCGGGGGATCTCGTTCGGCAACGCCCTCATCAAACGCGTTGCCGATCAGCTCTCGAAGGAATTCCGCTCGCTTCGCACGTTTGCGACTCTCTCGCCGATTCCAGGCTTCATGACATGGCTGCGCGGGCGTCTCATCGAGGATCCCGAGGGGATCGCAGCCGCGATCGGCCAGCGCGGCTGGCAACGGGATCCTGAGGTCGCCGAGGCACTGCGTATTCCGTTGATGCGGCTGTGCAGCCACTACCTTGTCCGGGAAAAGCGCGGCGGGAATTTTGCACGCGATCCGGTCGCGCACTTCCATCTCAGCAACGGGGCGCGCCTTGAGCGGATCAACTGGCTCGGCGACGTCTCGCCGAAGGGTCTGCGCGAGTCGGCCGGCATGATGGTGAACTACCTCTACGTCCTCGATCAGATCGATGACAACCATGAGGCCTATATGACGGAAGGAAAAATCGCGACCGGACCGTCCGTGAGGGACCTTTTGAAGTCGGCTCGCTAG
- a CDS encoding MBL fold metallo-hydrolase, with protein sequence MAYELTILQQGYPGKSVYHGGLGWSTVALVRDGKHNVLLDTGHYMHRDVLAKRLSDAGLDFGDITAVAITHSHWDHCVNFAMFPKAEIFIGDAELKWAAEQPIGKYPIAEFHVEKLLTYKNVSRIGDGDVIVPGIEAVATPGHTPGHMAYVAQGARGEYIYTGDAIKNGAELCSQRVDMTLDLARSEETIRRVRERAASNPQNVIVFGHDRCCSFDGSHVHEREPLRCALTARLGEGFDELTTFDLTRLGVTA encoded by the coding sequence ATGGCGTACGAGTTGACGATTCTGCAGCAAGGCTATCCGGGGAAGAGCGTTTATCACGGCGGGTTGGGATGGAGTACCGTTGCACTCGTGCGCGATGGGAAGCACAACGTGCTGCTCGATACGGGGCATTATATGCACCGCGACGTTCTTGCGAAGCGGCTGTCGGATGCCGGACTTGATTTCGGCGACATAACGGCTGTCGCGATCACGCACTCGCATTGGGATCATTGCGTCAACTTTGCGATGTTTCCGAAGGCCGAGATTTTTATCGGCGATGCGGAGCTGAAGTGGGCGGCGGAACAACCGATCGGAAAATATCCGATTGCGGAGTTTCACGTCGAGAAGCTGTTGACGTACAAGAACGTGTCGCGGATTGGGGACGGGGACGTCATCGTGCCTGGGATCGAAGCGGTTGCTACGCCCGGGCACACGCCCGGGCACATGGCCTACGTCGCGCAGGGCGCGCGCGGCGAGTACATCTACACCGGTGACGCGATCAAGAATGGGGCGGAGCTGTGCTCGCAGCGTGTCGACATGACGCTCGACCTCGCGCGCAGCGAGGAGACGATCCGTCGCGTGCGCGAACGGGCCGCTTCGAATCCCCAGAACGTGATCGTGTTCGGCCACGACCGCTGCTGCAGTTTCGACGGGTCGCACGTCCACGAGCGCGAGCCGCTGCGATGCGCCCTGACGGCTCGTCTGGGGGAAGGCTTCGACGAGTTGACGACCTTCGATCTCACGCGTTTGGGGGTCACGGCGTGA